GACTTTTACCTGGATGTTTCCTCCTCGACTTTTCTCCCATCTCTTAGGGGCCGTTGCGCGGCCCCATTTTTTTGCCCAGCGTCTCAGACGCCCGTCGGATAGTTCGGGCTCTCGCGGGTGATCGAGACGTCATGCACATGGCTCTCGCGCAATCCGGCGTTGGTGATGCGCACGAACTGCGCGCGCTCCTGGAACTCCTTCACCGTCGGCGCGCCCACATAGCCCATCGCCGCGCGCAGGCCGCCCGCGAGCTGGTAGAGAATCGGCGCGATCGGGCCACGATAGGGCACCTGTCCTTCGATGCCCTCAGGAACAAGTTTGAGCTGTTCCTTCACGTCGCCCTGGAAATAGCGGGTCGCCGAGCCTGCGGTCATCGCGCCCACTGAACCCATGCCGCGATAGGCCTTGAACGAGCGGCCCTGATACAAAAACACCTCGCCGGGCGACTCCTCGGTTCCCGCGAACAGCGAGCCGATCATGACGACGTCGGCGCCCGCCGCGATCGCCTTGGCGAGGTCGCCGGAATATTTGACGCCGCCGTCGCCGATCACCGGCACGTCGGCTTTGCGCGCTTCGTCCGCAGCCTCCATGATCGCGGTGAGCTGCGGCACGCCGACGCCCGCAACGATGCGCGTCGTGCAGATCGAGCCGGGGCCGATGCCGACTTTGATCGCGTCGGCTCCGGCGCCGATCAGCGCCTTGGCCGCTTCGGCGGTGGCGATGTTGCCGGCGATGATCGAGACCTTGTTCGACGCCTTCTTGACCCGCATCACTTGGTCGATCACTGACTGCGAATGACCATGCGCGGTATCGATCACCACGCAGTCGACGCCGGCGTCGATGAGCTGAAGCGCGCGCTCGAAGCCGTGGTCGCCGACGGTCGAGGCGGCGGCGACGCGCAGCCGTCCCTCGTGATCCTTGCAGGCGTAGGGATGCAGCGTCGCCTTCTCGATGTCCTTGACGGTGACGAGGCCGACGCAGCGGTAATCCTCGTCGACGACGAGCAGTTTCTCGATGCGATGTTCGTGAAGCAGCCTCTGCGCCTCCGCCTGCCCCACGCCTTCTTGAACCGTGATGAGCTTTTTCGTCATCAGCTCGGCCACGGACTGGCTGCGATCCTGGGCGAAGCGCACGTCGCGATTGGTGAGAATGCCCACGAGCTTGCCCCTGCCGCCGTCGCTGGCGCGCTCGACGACCGGAATTCCCGAAATGCCGTGGCCCGCCATCAGAGCAAGCGCGTCGGCGAGGGTTTCATCGGGGAAAATGGTGATCGGGTCGATCACCATGCCGCTTTCGTAGCGCTTGACCTTGCGCACCTCGGCGGCTTGCGCGGCGGGCGACAGGTTCTGGTGGATGACGCCGATGCCGCCCGCCTGCGCCATGGCGATCGCGAGACGCGCCTCGGTGACGGTGTCCATCGCGGCCGAAACGATCGGCAGATTGAGCGTGATCTCGCGCGTCAGCCGGGTCGTGACATCGACGGCGGAGGGCATTACCCGCGAATGGCCGGGCCGCAGCAACACGTCGTCGAAGGTCAATGCTTCGGTCAACGTGACGGGCGATATGGCCATTGGCGCCAACTCCTCTGAGCGGCGAAGCAAACGCGTCAGCCGCAGGATGGAAATTTGACGGCCTGCGCCGTCTGGGGTTGGCGCGTGCTCATAGCATTATTCAGGACGAAGGCAAATGACAGGAAAACTCGCCTTGAACAGCCGACGGACAGAGCCTTCGAGAAATAGCTCCGTTTGGAGAGTCCCCTGGCTGCGCGCCGCTTCCTTGGGCGTTTTGGGCGTATACGCGGCCAGCAGCCGAGAAAATTTGCTATGCTTTCAAGGAGTGATCCGAACGCGAGCAGATTATGCGCCTTATTCAACTTAGTTTTGCTTCGCGCCTGGTTGCATTGGTCGCCGCGCTAAGCGTCGGCGCGACGCTGATGTCCTCGATACTGCTCTCCTGGTCCAACTACCGCGCCATGCTCGCCGAAGCCGAAGTTGAAGGCGAAAGCGTCGCGCGGCTTCTGGCGCGAAGCGCAAGCCTCGCGCGTGAACTTCCGCTTGAAGTCGAGCAGATGCTTTCGCAGCACATGATCGTCTCGGCCGAGCTTCTGGCGCAGTTTGTCGACGCCGCGGAAAAGGCTGGCATGACGTCGGCCGAGATCAAAAGCCGGCTCAGCGCAATCACCGAGAAAACCGTTCTCGACGAGTTCTGGGTGACCGACGAAAAGGGCTACGCCTACATTCACCGCGACAACAACGCGGACTTCCAGTTCAGCGCGTCCGCCGAGGCGCAGCCACAGGCGCATGAATTTTGGAAGCTATTGAGCGGCAAGACAGACGCGGTCGTCCAGGACGCCAGGAAGCGGGAAATCGACAATGAGCGGTTCAAATATGTCGGCGTGCGCGGCATAGACAAACCGCGGATCGTGCAGGTCGGCTACAATGCGCGCATTCTTGAGAAAGTTGACGAGCAGATCGGGCTTCCGCGCGCAATCGACAACCTTCTGGGCAGCGGCGAAATCGACGCGATCTTCGTTTTCAACAAGGATTCGAAGCTGATCGCCAGCCCCAAGGCCGCACGGCTCAACAACGGCCGCGATCGGCTGACGGACGAGGAGCTGGCGCCCGTCCGGTCCGTTATCGCAAGCGGGAAGCCACGGTCGGTGAATGGCGCCGGCAAGCTCAGCGTCATCTCCCCGATCGATGCGGAAGACGGCGGCGGCGCGATCGGCGCCGCTTTGATCAGAATGCCGACGGCGCGACTGAACAGCGCGCTCGCCTCGCAGATTGAAACGGCGCTCGGGATCGCTTTGGCGGCAACCCTGCTCGGCGGCGGCATCGCGGTCTGGATCGCGCGAAAACAGACGGCTCCTGTCGTGGCGATCACCAAGGCCGCGCATAATGTCGAGCGCAGAGCGTTTTCGGCCGGCGAATTGTCGGATGTCGAGGAGCGCACCGACGAAGTGGGACAATTGGCGCGCGTCTTCAAGAAAATGGCGCTCGACTTTCTCGATCGCGAACGGACGCTCGATGCGCTCGTGACGCAACGAACCCAGGCGCTCCAAGAGAGAAATACGGAACTCGAAAGACTGTCGGCGCGCCTCTCGAAATATCTTTCGCCCCAGCTTTACGGCACGCTTTTCAAGAACAAAACTGTCGCCTCCATTTCGGCGAAGCGGAAGAAGCTGACGATCTTTTTTTCCGATGTCGTCGGCTTCAGCGAAATGGCCGAGCGGCTGGAATCCGAAGACATCACGCGCATGCTCAACGATTTCCTCAACGAGATGGCGAACCTCGCGCTGGCCTATGGCGCCACCATCGACAAATATATCGGCGACGCGGTCATGATTTTTTTCGGCGACCCGGAGACGCGCGGCGTCAAGGAAGACGCCGTGGCGTGCATTCTCATGGCCCTCGACATGCAGGCGATGACCCGACAATTGGAGCGCCGATGGCGCGAACAAGGCTTGGACCAGAGATTCCAGATCCGCATCGGCGTCAATACGGGTTATTGCACCGTCGGCGATTTCGGCAGCCAGGAGCGGATGGATTACACCATCGTCGGTCATCAGGTGAATGTGGCGGCGCGACTTGAGCAGTCGGCCGCGCCGGGCGCGATCCTCATCTCGCATGAGACGATGACGCTTGTGAGCGACGCGATCGAAGTCGAAGAACAATCTCCGCTGCATGTGAAGGGCGTCAGCGGCCCGATCCGCACATATAAGGCGATTGGCAAAAAGACGCCGTCCATGACGGAGGCCATTCACGAAGAGCGTGAGGGTCTACGCGTCGACGTCGACCTCCTGAGAGCCAATAAGGATGAGGCGATCAGTCTGCTGAAGGCGACGATCGAGCGCATCCGTTCAAGCGAATAAGCGACATCCGCGCGCTCAGGCGGCGGCGCCGGCGCGGTCGGTGTCGAACTGCAGTTTCGCAAGCCGCGCATAAAGGCCGCCGGCGGCGGTCAGGCTCGAGTGCGTGCCCTGCTCGACGATGCGGCCTTCGTCGATCACGATGATTCGATCTGCTTCCAAAACCGTCGCCAGACGATGGGCAATGACCAGGCTCGTGCGCCCCTGCATGACGTCATGCAGCGCCGCCTGCACCAAAGCCTCGTTCTCGGCGTCGAGCGCCGAGGTGGCTTCGTCCAGGAGCAGCACCGGCGCGTCGGCGAGGATTGCGCGCGCGATGGCGAGGCGCTGCCGCTGCCCGCCAGAAAGCGTGATGCCGCGCTCGCCGAGCAGCGTGTCGTAGCCCATCGGCAGCGCCATGATGAAGTCGTGCGCCTGGGCGCGCTTCGCCGCGGCGACGATCTCCCCGCTCGACGCGTCGTCGCGGCCGTAGGCGATGTTTTCAGCGACGGAGAGCCCGAAGATCACCGGATCCTGCGGAGCGAGCGCGATCGCCCTGCGCAGCGCCACAGGATCAAGATCGCGCAGGTCGACGCGGTCCAGAGTAATGGAGCCGGAGTCGACGTCGTAGAAGCGAAGCAGCAGCGCAAAGGTTGTCGATTTGCCCGCGCCGGACGGCCCGACCAGCGCGACGCGCTCGCCGGGCGCGACGACGAGCGAGAAATCCTGCAGCGCGGGCTTCTCCGGCGCCGTCGCATAGGCGAAGCGCACATGATCGAAGGCGATGCGCCCCTGCCAGCGCGCGGGCGGCGGAGTCGGCCGCGCCGGGGCCACGATGCGCGGTTGGATGGCAAGAATTTCGGCGATGCGGCCGGCGGCGCCGGCGGCTGCGGAGAGCTCGCTCCAGGTCTGAGTGAGTTCGCCGAGCGAGCTTGCGCCAAGCACCGCATAGAGGACGAACTGGGACAGAACGCCCGACGTCATGTGTCCGGCGAGCACGTCCTGGGCTCCCAACCAAAGCACGCCGACAACGCTCGTGAAGACGACGAGAATCGCTCCGGCGGTCACGAAGGCGCGAAGCAGCGTCGCGGCCTGCGCGGCGTCATAGGCGGCCACCACCGCGCGCGTGAATCGCGCCGTCGTCGACGCCTGCGCGCCGTTCGCCTGCATGGCGCGCACGGCCGAGAGATTTTCCCCGGCATAGGCGGAAGCCTGCGCCAGCGTGTCCTGAGCGGAGCGGGAGCGCTGGCGTACCGCCCGGCCTGACGCGATGAGCGGCAGAACGATGATCGGGATGGCCGCGAGCGTCATACCGGCAAGCTTGGGGCTCGTCGCCACCATCATGACGATTGCGCCGAAGAACATGAAGAGATTGCGCAGCGCGACCGACGCCGATGAGCCAAAGGCGGACTTCAGCTGCGTCGTGTCGGCGGTCAGCCGCGAGAGAAGCTCGCCCGTTTTCGCGGTGTCGTAGAAGGCGGCGTCGAGAGCTGTGAGGTGTTTGAAGAGATCGGCGCGCAGGTCGGCGACCACATGCTCGCCGAGCGTCATGACGAAATAGTAGCGTGTGCCCGACGCGATCGCGAGCGTCGCGGCGACTGCGATCATTGCGCCGAAATAGGCGTTCACCGCGCCGGCGCTGTCGGCCGAAAAGCCATGGTCGATCATGCCGCGCACGGCGAGCGGCAGGGTGAGAGTCGCGCCCGCCGCCATGAGGAGCGCGACGAAGGCGAACACGATCGTTCGCTTGTAGCGCAGCGCATAGGGCAGCAAGGGCCGAAGCGGAGAGAGAGTGGCTTTCAAACCGCGATCTGGTTTGCGCGCCACGGGATCGACGGAATCGACGTCAGCGTTCTTTTTGTCATCGGCAGGGGGTATAACGTCCGAGTTCGACGAAAACGAATTGAAGCGCGCGTTCCGCGACCGAAACCGCCGCTGAAGCGTGTTGAAATCGAAATTTCTTTTTCGCTGTTGAACGGCAAGAATCAATCAAACGCCGAACGATATTATTTATCATTTGGTTACATGCGCGACATCCTGTCGCATGCGCAATTGACTCAGCGCCAACTTGTGCTAACCTCCCGCCTGCGTCGAAATGACGCGCCCATGGGATGAGAATGCGC
This window of the Methylocystis hirsuta genome carries:
- the guaB gene encoding IMP dehydrogenase; translation: MAISPVTLTEALTFDDVLLRPGHSRVMPSAVDVTTRLTREITLNLPIVSAAMDTVTEARLAIAMAQAGGIGVIHQNLSPAAQAAEVRKVKRYESGMVIDPITIFPDETLADALALMAGHGISGIPVVERASDGGRGKLVGILTNRDVRFAQDRSQSVAELMTKKLITVQEGVGQAEAQRLLHEHRIEKLLVVDEDYRCVGLVTVKDIEKATLHPYACKDHEGRLRVAAASTVGDHGFERALQLIDAGVDCVVIDTAHGHSQSVIDQVMRVKKASNKVSIIAGNIATAEAAKALIGAGADAIKVGIGPGSICTTRIVAGVGVPQLTAIMEAADEARKADVPVIGDGGVKYSGDLAKAIAAGADVVMIGSLFAGTEESPGEVFLYQGRSFKAYRGMGSVGAMTAGSATRYFQGDVKEQLKLVPEGIEGQVPYRGPIAPILYQLAGGLRAAMGYVGAPTVKEFQERAQFVRITNAGLRESHVHDVSITRESPNYPTGV
- a CDS encoding ABC transporter transmembrane domain-containing protein — its product is MLPYALRYKRTIVFAFVALLMAAGATLTLPLAVRGMIDHGFSADSAGAVNAYFGAMIAVAATLAIASGTRYYFVMTLGEHVVADLRADLFKHLTALDAAFYDTAKTGELLSRLTADTTQLKSAFGSSASVALRNLFMFFGAIVMMVATSPKLAGMTLAAIPIIVLPLIASGRAVRQRSRSAQDTLAQASAYAGENLSAVRAMQANGAQASTTARFTRAVVAAYDAAQAATLLRAFVTAGAILVVFTSVVGVLWLGAQDVLAGHMTSGVLSQFVLYAVLGASSLGELTQTWSELSAAAGAAGRIAEILAIQPRIVAPARPTPPPARWQGRIAFDHVRFAYATAPEKPALQDFSLVVAPGERVALVGPSGAGKSTTFALLLRFYDVDSGSITLDRVDLRDLDPVALRRAIALAPQDPVIFGLSVAENIAYGRDDASSGEIVAAAKRAQAHDFIMALPMGYDTLLGERGITLSGGQRQRLAIARAILADAPVLLLDEATSALDAENEALVQAALHDVMQGRTSLVIAHRLATVLEADRIIVIDEGRIVEQGTHSSLTAAGGLYARLAKLQFDTDRAGAAA
- a CDS encoding adenylate/guanylate cyclase domain-containing protein, translated to MSSILLSWSNYRAMLAEAEVEGESVARLLARSASLARELPLEVEQMLSQHMIVSAELLAQFVDAAEKAGMTSAEIKSRLSAITEKTVLDEFWVTDEKGYAYIHRDNNADFQFSASAEAQPQAHEFWKLLSGKTDAVVQDARKREIDNERFKYVGVRGIDKPRIVQVGYNARILEKVDEQIGLPRAIDNLLGSGEIDAIFVFNKDSKLIASPKAARLNNGRDRLTDEELAPVRSVIASGKPRSVNGAGKLSVISPIDAEDGGGAIGAALIRMPTARLNSALASQIETALGIALAATLLGGGIAVWIARKQTAPVVAITKAAHNVERRAFSAGELSDVEERTDEVGQLARVFKKMALDFLDRERTLDALVTQRTQALQERNTELERLSARLSKYLSPQLYGTLFKNKTVASISAKRKKLTIFFSDVVGFSEMAERLESEDITRMLNDFLNEMANLALAYGATIDKYIGDAVMIFFGDPETRGVKEDAVACILMALDMQAMTRQLERRWREQGLDQRFQIRIGVNTGYCTVGDFGSQERMDYTIVGHQVNVAARLEQSAAPGAILISHETMTLVSDAIEVEEQSPLHVKGVSGPIRTYKAIGKKTPSMTEAIHEEREGLRVDVDLLRANKDEAISLLKATIERIRSSE